A stretch of Cicer arietinum cultivar CDC Frontier isolate Library 1 chromosome 5, Cicar.CDCFrontier_v2.0, whole genome shotgun sequence DNA encodes these proteins:
- the LOC101513897 gene encoding uncharacterized protein At5g39865-like, with translation MSRFPFFSRSNTIHSSSSEKSQKSFNQPLDRSGSLSRFYGSMESMKSSIRGKMVKKLCNLFESTKESLNSKPSTGSEPRSGSKLRSETRSGSKLGWESGMLFRLPEAEDRIVVYLTSLRGIRRTFEDCNAVKMILKGFRVWVDERDVSMDRAYRKELQCAMGEENVALPQVFVRGKYIGGADVVKHLFESGDLKRILEGFPKMKPGFICDSCGDARFVPCKNCSGSRKVFDEDEGLLKRCLECNENGLIRCPFCCC, from the exons ATGTCGAGGTTTCCGTTCTTCAGTCGGTCGAATACGATTCACTCATCTTCATCAGAGAAATCTCAGAAATCTTTCAACCAACCTCTAGATCGGTCCGGTTCACTGAGCCGATTCTACGGTTCAATGGAATCGATGAAGTCTTCGATTCGCGGAAAGATGGTGAAGAAGCTCTGCAATTTATTCGAATCGACGAAAGAATCGTTGAATTCGAAACCCTCGACAGGTTCGGAACCGCGTTCTGGTTCGAAATTGCGTTCGGAAACGCGTTCAGGTTCGAAATTAGGTTGGGAATCGGGTATGTTGTTCCGGTTGCCCGAAGCTGAGGATCGGATTGTGGTTTATTTAACGAGCCTGAGAGGGATTCGGAGAACATTTGAAGATTGTAATGCGGTTAAGATGATTCTgaaagggtttagggtttgggttgATGAAAGAGATGTTTCTATGGATCGCGCTTACAGAAAAGAATTGCAG TGTGCGATGGGTGAGGAAAATGTTGCGCTGCCTCAAGTATTTGTGAGAGGAAAGTACATTGGTGGTGCTGATGTCGTTAAGCATCTATTCGAAAGTGGTGACTTGAAAAGGATTCTTGAAGGGTTCCCAAAGATGAAACCCGGCTTTATTTGTGACAGTTGCGGCGATGCGAGGTTCGTCCCATGTAAAAATTGCAGTGGGAGTAGGAAAGTgtttgatgaagatgaagggCTTTTGAAGAGATGCTTGGAGTGCAATGAGAATGGACTTATCAGGTGTCCATTTTGCTGCTGTTAG